In Halanaeroarchaeum sp. HSR-CO, one DNA window encodes the following:
- a CDS encoding ABC transporter permease: protein MSELSPRDTEDEEPLRDRIAANPRPAAIWAGVMGALLVVEAGALVHMFFEGLSIVLGGLPGEPAVALAESAMAAASEIPTLLSRELIPNQGYHNGSQWVGTFMGLSPGVSWAIRASLTTAYGFVFIWWLWRGYRVYRTHYRYADWTPRDDQFDRFSRHSWGKFGLIVVILFVIMAVFAPTLGPTTLEQNITDPYSNTIETWDAENQEVVEITAGEANIGSGSKGGSSNVGPLTYDDFERFHPFGTLPSGKDLFTFMMYGSRLSMFIALSSIVISGFIAAGLALATAYYKGLADLVTVVVSDSVQAIPVLMLAILIAVLFSDHWIAGLYNGGVLLVLLFSVVYWPFLWRAVRGPSFQVSEEDWVDAAKSFGQRPRTIMQKHMLPYIVGYLLIYGSMSLGGIIVSVAGLSYLGIGITPPTPEWGRAINLGQPYVASASWHIALIPGLMITLVVTGLNALGDGIRDAIDPQSEGGTADEAAVGGGA from the coding sequence ATGAGTGAGCTCTCCCCCCGCGACACGGAAGACGAGGAACCGCTCCGAGACAGGATCGCCGCCAACCCCCGCCCTGCCGCAATCTGGGCCGGCGTGATGGGTGCGTTATTGGTCGTCGAAGCCGGTGCCCTCGTCCACATGTTCTTCGAGGGGCTGTCCATCGTGCTCGGTGGCCTCCCCGGCGAACCCGCCGTCGCGCTCGCCGAATCCGCCATGGCGGCGGCGAGCGAGATTCCGACCCTCCTGTCCCGGGAACTGATCCCCAACCAGGGCTATCACAATGGGTCCCAGTGGGTCGGGACGTTCATGGGCCTCTCGCCCGGCGTCTCGTGGGCCATCCGTGCCAGCCTGACAACGGCGTACGGCTTCGTCTTCATCTGGTGGCTCTGGCGTGGCTATCGGGTCTACCGAACCCACTACCGGTACGCCGACTGGACGCCCCGCGACGACCAGTTCGACCGGTTCAGTCGCCACTCCTGGGGCAAGTTCGGCCTCATCGTCGTTATCCTGTTCGTGATCATGGCGGTGTTCGCCCCCACGCTGGGCCCGACGACGCTCGAACAGAACATCACGGACCCGTACAGCAATACCATCGAGACCTGGGACGCCGAGAACCAGGAGGTGGTGGAGATCACCGCCGGGGAGGCCAACATCGGCTCCGGTTCGAAAGGCGGCAGTAGCAACGTCGGGCCACTGACCTACGACGACTTCGAGCGCTTCCATCCGTTCGGAACCTTGCCGTCAGGGAAGGATCTCTTTACGTTCATGATGTACGGCTCGCGGCTCTCGATGTTCATCGCCCTGAGTTCGATCGTGATCTCGGGCTTCATCGCGGCGGGACTGGCACTCGCGACGGCGTACTACAAGGGACTGGCCGATCTCGTGACCGTGGTCGTGAGCGATTCGGTCCAGGCCATCCCGGTCCTGATGCTCGCCATCCTGATCGCCGTGCTGTTCAGCGATCACTGGATCGCCGGGCTCTACAACGGGGGTGTCCTCCTCGTCCTGTTGTTCTCCGTGGTCTACTGGCCGTTTCTCTGGCGGGCGGTCCGTGGGCCGTCCTTCCAGGTCTCCGAGGAGGACTGGGTCGACGCGGCCAAGAGCTTCGGGCAGCGCCCGCGGACGATCATGCAAAAGCACATGCTCCCGTACATCGTCGGCTACCTGCTCATCTACGGGTCGATGAGCCTCGGTGGTATCATCGTCAGTGTCGCGGGACTGTCCTACCTGGGCATCGGCATCACGCCACCCACCCCGGAGTGGGGGCGGGCTATCAATCTCGGACAGCCCTACGTCGCCAGCGCCTCCTGGCACATCGCGCTTATCCCGGGGCTCATGATCACGCTCGTCGTGACCGGGCTCAACGCCCTCGGTGACGGGATCAGAGACGCCATCGATCCGCAGAGCGAGGGTGGAACGGCCGACGAGGCCGCCGTCGGGGGTGGTGCCTGA